The DNA sequence GGCTACGGACCAGGTATTATCCCCCGGACGCCAGTTTGCCCCGTCAGGCGGCGTGGCATGAATGACCACGCCATCGGTAACAAAAGGCAGCGGCTCATGCAACCAGCGCTCACGCCATATCGCTACGTCATCAGCGCTGGCGACGGGTTTACTCCAGTTAGCCGCGACGCCAAATCCGGCTTTGCTCAGCTGATCCAGCCGCTGTGGCATCGCTCTCGGCCCTTCAGGCCATGCCCAGATAAAAATGCCAAGCTTTTGCAGGACTGTTGATGCTTCGTTACGCCTCATTGCGCCTGCGACTAACGATCGGGCATTGATGCCGCCCTGTTCAGCCTGATGATGATCGGTCATCTGCAAGAATAGCTCTCCCTGCAAAACGACAGAAGGCGCAACCAGCGGAATTTGCTGAGGAATAGCCGTTATCGCTTTCGCCTTCTCCGTCCAGTCTTCGCCATGCAATCCATCTCCCCGACTGATCAGCCTGACCAGTTTCCCCCGCTGGTAATGCAAAGTAACGGCAACGCCATCTACCTTTGGCTGCACCCAAAGCGCGTTCTTTCCCGCCATCCAGCGCGCCACCGCCTGTTTGTCCGCCAGTTTTTTAACACCAACGTGCGCAACAGGATGCACAACTTTACCGCCTTGCATTAATTCAGGCAGGCGGAGTTCACTTAGCGGTCGAAAACAACGTTGCCAGTCATGGTATTTCTTTTCCAGCGCATCATAGCGCTCGTCCTCAACCAGGCTGAGCCCCTGTCGATAATAGGCATCGTCCCATTTGCTCAGCTGTTCCTGCAACGCCCCCATTTCCATTTCAGCGCGACCAGGTGCCCAAACCGGGCAGATAGCTTGCGCCGCGCTACAGCACAAGCCGATAATTAACATCAGGCTTCTTCGCATCTCTTTACCCCCTGTTACTCTGCAAGGCGGATTAAAAACCGGATCGCTGGAGCTTGCGAGGGGCGAGCTGTAATGACGGGAATCGCCTCGAAAAGTTTTCGCCCTAGCATGAAATGCTTCATCTTCGCCGCGAGACGCATCGCATTTTCTGAGAAAAAACGTTCTGACCGGCCTGAAACGCTGCATGATGAGTGGCAGCCGTGTATACTGTGCAGGAAGTAGACTCCGACTGGCATATCAAGAAGAATCATGGCTCAAGGCACACTTTTTATTGTTTCAGCTCCCAGCGGCGCGGGTAAATCCAGCCTGATCCATGCACTGCTGAAGACACAACCGTTATACGACACCCAAGTTTCTATTTCCCATACCACACGGGGAATACGTCCGGGTGAAAATCATGGTGAACACTACTATTTCGTCAACCACGACGAATTCCGTGGCATGATCGAAGAAGAAGCTTTTCTGGAACATGCTGAAGTGTTTGGCAATTATTACGGTACTTCCCGTAAAGCGATTGAACAGGTGCTTTCTACCGGCGTGGATGTCTTTTTAGATATCGACTGGCAGGGTGCCCAGCAAATTCGCCAAAAGATGCCGCAGGCACGCACTATTTTTGTCCTGCCGCCATCAAAAGATGAGCTGGATCGCCGCCTGCGTGGCCGCGGCCAGGACAGCGAAGAGGTTATCACCAAACGAATGGCGCAAGCCGTCGCGGAAATGAGCCACTTTGCAGAATATGATTACCTCATTGTGAATGATGATTTCGATCTGGCGCTGTCCGATCTGAAAACCATTATTCGCGCCGAGCGTCTGCGAATGGGCCGTCAAAAGTCCCGTCATGATGCTTTAATCAGCAAACTGTTGGCAGACTGAGGACAACTCAGTATGATGCCCAGTCATTTCGTCAACCGTGGAGTATCACACTTATGGCACGCGTAACCGTACAGGACGCAGTAGAAAAAATTGGTAACCGTTTTGACCTGGTTCTGGTCGCCGCTCGTCGCGCTCGCCAGATGCAGGTTGGCGGTAAAGATCCGCTGGTTCCGGAAGAAAACGATAAATCTACCGTAATCGCACTGCGTGAGATCGAAGAAGGTTTGATCACCAACCAGATTCTGGATGTGCGTGATCGTCAGGAGCAGCAAGAGCAGGAAGCCGCTGAGTTACAGGCTGTTACCGCTATCGCTGAAGGTCGTCGTTAATTATTAGCCGGAAGGCTCGCCCTTGTATCTGTTTGAAAGTCTCAATCAACTGATTGAAAAATACTTGCCTGAGGACCAGATAAAGCGCCTCAAGCAAGCATACCTTGTCGCACGTGATGCTCACGAGGGACAGACGCGCTCCAGCGGTGAGCCTTACATTACCCACCCGGTTGCCGTTGCCTGCATCCTGGCGGAAATGAAGCTCGACCATGAAACACTCATGGCCGCGCTTTTGCACGATGTTATCGAGGACACCCCCGCCACCTATCAGGATATGGAACAGCTTTTTGGCCGAACCGTAGCTGAACTGGTTGAAGGGGTTTCCAAACTCGATAAGCTGAAATTCCGCGATAAGAAAGAAGCGCAGGCCGAAAACTTCCGCAAAATGATCATGGCAATGGTGCAGGATATTCGCGTCATTCTGATCAAACTGGCCGACCGTACGCATAACATGCGGACTCTGGGCGCATTACGCCCGGATAAAAAGCGCCGTATTGCGCTGGAAACGCTGGAAATCTACAGTCCGCTGGCCCACAGGCTGGGTATTCATCACCTGAAAACCGAGCTGGAAGAGCTGGGCTTCGAAGCGCTCTACCCCAACCGCTACCGCGTCATCAAAGAAGTGGTGAAAGCGGCCCGTGGCAATCGTAAAGAGATGATTCAAAAGATCCTTTCTGAAATTGACGGTCGCCTTCAGGAAGCGGGTATCCCCTGCCGCGTCAGCGGAAGGGAAAAGCACCTCTACTCGATTTATTGCAAAATGCACCTGAAAGAGCAGCGCTTCCATTCAATTATGGATATCTACGCTTTCCGGGTCATCGTCAGCGATGTCGACACCTGTTATCGGGTGCTTGGACAGATGCACAGCCTCTACAAGCCTCGTCCTGGCAGAGTAAAAGATTATATCGCCATTCCCAAAGCTAACGGCTATCAGTCGCTGCATACCTCAATGATCGGGCCACATGGCGTGCCGGTTGAGGTGCAGATCCGCACAGAAGATATGGATCAGATGGCTGAAATGGGTGTGGCTGCGCACTGGGCTTATAAAGAACAGGGTGAAAGCAGCACCACGGCGCAAATCCGTGCCCAACGCTGGCTGCAAAGCCTGTTGGAACTGCAACAGAGTGCCGGTAGCTCCTTTGAGTTTATTGAGAGCGTTAAATCCGATCTGTTCCCGGATGAAATTTACGTCTTTACGCCAGAAGGCCGTATCGTTGAGCTACCCGCCGATGCCACACCGGTAGACTTTGCTTACGCCGTTCATACCGATATCGGCCATGCCTGCGTCGGCGCGCGCGTCGACCGTCAGCCTTATCCGCTGTCGCAGCCGTTGACCAGCGGGCAGACTGTCGAAATCATTACCGCACCCGGCGCGCGTCCTAACGCTGCCTGGCTTAACTTTGTGGTCAGTTCAAAAGCGCGTGCAAAAATTCGCCAGCTGTTGAAAAACCTCAAGCGGGAAGATTCGGTCAGCCTGGGACGCCGCCTGTTGAATCATGCGTTAGGCGGTAGCCGCAAGCTGGCTGAAATCGCGCCGGAAAGCGTTCAGCACGAGCTGGAACGTATGAAGCTGGCTACGCTGGACGATCTGCTGGCCGAAATTGGCCTTGGCAACGCCATGAGCGTGGTAGTGGCGAAAAATCTTCAGCAGAACGATCAGCCTGCCCCGGTGACTCAGACTTCCAACACGCCGTCGCGCAGCAAATTACCGATTAAGGGCGCTGATGGCGTGCTTATCACCTTTGCCAAGTGCTGCCGCCCAATTCCTGGCGACCCCATCGTGGCGCATGTCAGCCCCGGTAAAGGGCTGGTGGTGCACCATGAATCCTGCCGTAATATTCGTGGCTATCAGAAAGAGCCAGAGAAGTTTATGGCGGTGGAATGGGATAAAGACACCGAGCAGGAATTTGTCGCGGAGATCAAAGTGGATATGTTTAACCACCAGGGCGCGCTGGCGAACCTCACGGCAGCCATCAATACGGCAGGATCCAATATTCAGAGCCTGAATACGGAAGAGAAAGATGGCCGTGTTTACTGCGCCTTTATCCGTCTGACAGCCCGCGATCGCGTCCATCTGGCGAACATTATGCGTAAAATCCGCGTAATGCCGGATGTGATTAAAGTTCACCGTAATCGAAATTAGTGCATGAATGCTCAACGCTTTGCCCGTATCCAGGAGATGCTGGCCGCTCGTCAGCACGATCTGACCGTTTGTATGGAACAGGTGCATAAACCGCATAACGTTTCCGCCGTTATTCGTACGGCGGATGCAGTTGGGGTACACGAAGTCCATGCGGTGTGGCCCGGCAGCCGAATGCGAACCATGGTTTCTTCTGCTGCGGGCAGCAACAGCTGGGTGCAGGTCAAAACGCACACCACCATCACCGACGCCGTCAGTCACCTGAAAGGCCAGGGAATGCAAATTCTGGCCACGCACCTCTCCGACGACGCGGTAGACTTTCGGGAAATCGACTATACCCGCCCGACCTGCATTTTGATGGGTCAGGAAAAAACCGGTATTACTCAGCAAGCGTTGGATCTCGCCGACCAGGACATCATTATTCCGATGATCGGCATGGTACAGTCGCTCAACGTTTCCGTTGCCTCTGCGCTTATCCTGTATGAAGCGCAGCGCCAGCGGCAGAATGCGGGCATGTATCAGCGTCAGGAAAGCGATCTGCCTTATGACGAGCAGCAGCGCCTGCTGTTTGAAGGCGGCTACCCGGTGCTGGCGCGAGTGGCGAAACATAAAGGTTTGCCTTACCCGGAAATCAGCGACACGGGTCAGGTGGTTGCCAGCCCGGAATGGTGGGCAACCATGCAAGCGTCGGTACGTAAAAAATGATGGGCCGCCTGCTGGATGCCATCCCACTCAGTACGCTTTCCGGCGTTGGCGCAAGCCAGACCGGCAAGCTGGCGAAGCTGGGCCTGGCAACCGTGCAGGATCTGCTGTTGCATCTGCCGCTTCGTTACGAAGACCGCACCCAGCTTTACGCTATCAACGATCTTTTGCCGAATATCTATGCCACGGTTGAAGGCGAAGTCCTGCAAAGCGACATCTCTTTTGGCCGTCGTCGCATGCTGACCTGTCAGATTAGCGATGGCACCGGCGTTCTCACCCTGCGTTTTTTCAATTTTAATGCTGGCATGAAAAACAGCCTTGCCGCAGGACGGCGCGTGACCGCCTATGGTGAAATTAAACGCGGCCAGCGCGGGGCGGAGATTATTCATCCTGAGTATCGCGTGCAGGGTGAAAACAGCGGTGTGGAATTGCAGGAAACGCTGACGCCAGTTTATTCCACAACGGAAGGCATTCGTCAGGCTACGTTGCGCAATCTTACCGATCAGGCGCTTGAGCTGCTGAAAACCTGCCCTATCGCCGAACTGCTCCCGCCTGAACTGAGCCGGGGCATGATCAGCCTGCCGGATGCGCTGCGTACGCTGCACCGCCCACCGCCGGATATGGCGCTGGCCGATCTGGATAGCGGTACGCATCCTGCACAACGCCGTCTGATTATGGAAGAATTACTGGCGCATAACCTCAGCATGCTGGCCGTACGTGCTGGCGCGCAGCGTTATCACGCACTGCCAATGCCGGCTCGCCGCGAGCTGTGCGATAAGCTGCTGGCCAGTTTGCCATTCAAGCCGACAGGCGCTCAGGCACGTGTAGTGCGAGAAATTGAACAGGACCTGGCGCAGGACTACCCAATGATGCGTCTTGTGCAGGGCGATGTCGGATCGGGCAAAACGCTGGTGGCCGCTTTGACCGCACTTGAAGTTATCGCCTGGGGCAAGCAGGTCGCGCTAATGGCACCGACTGAGCTGCTGGCCGAGCAGCATGCCAATAACTTCCGCCAGTGGTTTGAACCGCTGGGCATTGAGGTTGGCTGGCTGGCCGGTAAGCAGAAAGGAAAAGCACGCCTCGCGCAGCAGGAAGCTATCGCCAGCGGGCAGGTTTCGATGATTGTCGGCACCCATGCTATTTTCCAGGAACAGGTACAGTTTAACGGGCTGGCGCTGGTCATTATCGACGAACAGCACCGCTTCGGCGTCCACCAGCGGCTGGCGCTGTGGGAAAAAGGGGAAGAACAGGGTTTTCATCCTCATCAGCTGATCATGACCGCCACGCCCATTCCACGTACGCTGGCGATGACGGCCTATGCCGATCTGGAAACGTCGACCATTGATGAACTGCCGCCTGGCAGGACGCCGGTTACGACGGTTGCGATCCCCGATACCCGCCGTGCCGATATCATCGACCGGGTGAAGAGCGCCTGTAGCGGCGAAGGACGCCAGGCTTACTGGGTCTGTACATTGATTGAGGAATCGGAACAGCTGGAAGCTCAGGCGGCGGAAGCAACCTGGGAAGAACTGAAGCTGGCGCTGCCTGAATTGCAGGTTGGGCTGGTGCACGGCCGCATGAAGCCGGCTGAGAAACAGGCCGTCATGCAGGCGTTCAAACAGGGTGAGATCCACTTGCTTATCGCCACCACGGTTATTGAAGTTGGCGTGGATGTGCCTAACGCGAGCCTGATGATTATCGAGAATCCTGAGCGTCTTGGCCTGGCGCAGCTGCATCAGCTCAGAGGCCGGGTAGGCCGAGGTTCTGTCGCTTCACACTGTGTTCTGCTGTATAAAGCGCCCCTCAGCAAAACGGCGCAAAAACGTCTTCAGGTTCTGCGGGACAGCAACGACGGTTTTGTGATTGCCCAGTGCGATCTGGAAATTCGTGGGCCTGGCGAACTGCTGGGCACGCGACAGACCGGCAATGCTGAATTCAAAGTTGCCGATCTGCTGCGCGACGGCGCGATGATCCCTGAAGTCCAGCGTGTCGCCCGCCACATTCATCAACACTACCCCGAACAGGCACAGGCGCTGATTGAACGCTGGCTGCCGGAAACGCAGCGCTATACTAACGCCTGAGGCGGCTAACGCCCGCTGAAGGCTGCCATAGCGGCAACCGCTTCGCTGGCATCCTGCTCGCCGGCGGTCAGTTCAATAATCACCCTTTTTACTTCTGGCTGTTCAACAAGAGCATGCAGCACGGCGGCAACGTCATCTCTGGGTACCGTACCGTAAGGGATGGCCAGCCCGGTACGTACTTTGCCGGTTCCGGCTTCGTTAACCAGCGTGCCCGGCCGCAAAATCACCCAGTCCAGCGGCGTGGCCGCCAGCATGACGTCAGCCTGCTTCTTCACCTGCATATAATGCTCAAACCCCGGCGACGGCGCTTTTCCGCGTCCGGCATCGGGAAAGGCTGAGACCAGCAGAAAACGGTTGATGCCAGCCAGCCGCGCCGCTTCTGCCGCAAAGCGTGCGCCGCGACCATCAATACCGTCGGTCAGATCAACGCCTGCACCGCCCGCGCCCGCAGAGAATACCACTACGTCACTGCCCTGCATTGCCGCCGCCAGCCTTTCGCTACTGGTATTCATTAAATCGATATTCACCGGCGTTACGCCATCGGTTTCCAGCTGTTCTTTTTGACTGTCACGGCGGTGCGTTCCGGCAACCTGATGGCCCGCGTTAACCAGGCGTCTTCTCAGACGGCGACCCACGCCTCCTGTCGCACCAATAATAAATACCTGCATAGTGTTCCCCTTGTTGTTTTGGTCTGTACCGATCTTAGTGAATCCTGGCCAATTTTGCTGTGTATCCTCTACACGTGAGAACTTTCACTACTGGCAATCGTTTGCTTTTGGCGGTTATAAGATTAAAATCGCCTCTTTGCTCGCAAGGGTTCCGTCAGAATGTCCGTCAACACCTCCGATGCCGATGTCAACCGCAGCGCTATTCCCACTGCAAAAAGTGAACTGATTTATCGCCTTGAGGATCGTCCTCCGCTGCCGCAGACCCTGTTTGCCGCCTGTCAGCATCTGCTGGCGATGTTTGTGGCGGTTATTACGCCCGCGCTATTGATTTGCCAGGCGCTTGGCCTGCCAGCGCAGGATACGCAGCATATTATCAGCATGTCGCTGTTTGCTTCCGGCGTGGCATCCATTCTGCAAATCAAAACCTGGGGGCCGGTCGGTTCCGGTCTGCTGTCGATTCAGGGCACCAGTTTTAACTTTGTTACCCCGCTGATCATGGGCGGTATGGCGCTCAAAAATGGCGGCGCGGACGTAAAAACGATGATGGCCGCGCTCTTTGGCACCCTGATGCTGGCGTCCTGTACGGAGATGGTGCTGTCACGCGTGCTGCATCTTGCCCGGCGTATTATTACGCCGCTGGTTTCCGGCATTGTGGTGATGATCATCGGTCTGTCGCTGATTCAGGTCGGATTGACTTCCATTGGCGGTGGTTTTGCTGCAATGAGCGACCATACCTTCGGTGCGCCGAAAAATCTGTTACTGGCGGGCAGCGTGTTGCTGGTGATTATTCTGCTTAATCGCCAGCGTAATCCTTATTTACGCGTGGCTTCGCTGGTGATCGCAATGGCCGTGGGTTATCTGCTGGCCTGGGCGATGGGCATGCTGCCGGAAAGCAGTACGCCAACCGGTCAGCCGTTAATTACGGTCCCGATGCCGTTCTATTACGGACTGGGGATCGACTGGAATCTGTTGGTGCCGCTGATGCTGGTCTTTATGGTCACGTCACTGGAGACAATCGGTGACATCACTGCCACCTCTGATGTTTCTGAACAGCCGGTGAGTGGGCCTGTGTATATGAAGCGGCTGAAAGGCGGCGTGTTAGCTAACGGCCTGAACTCTTGTGTTT is a window from the Pantoea sp. CCBC3-3-1 genome containing:
- the ligB gene encoding NAD-dependent DNA ligase LigB, with translation MRRSLMLIIGLCCSAAQAICPVWAPGRAEMEMGALQEQLSKWDDAYYRQGLSLVEDERYDALEKKYHDWQRCFRPLSELRLPELMQGGKVVHPVAHVGVKKLADKQAVARWMAGKNALWVQPKVDGVAVTLHYQRGKLVRLISRGDGLHGEDWTEKAKAITAIPQQIPLVAPSVVLQGELFLQMTDHHQAEQGGINARSLVAGAMRRNEASTVLQKLGIFIWAWPEGPRAMPQRLDQLSKAGFGVAANWSKPVASADDVAIWRERWLHEPLPFVTDGVVIHATPPDGANWRPGDNTWSVAWKYSPAKANTGVRSVEFPVGRTGKISAVLNLEPVQLDDKKVSRVSLGSFRRWQQADIIAGDQVAISLAGQGIPRLDGVTWRVAQRDVPSIPDITAFNATSCLVYTPACREQFLARLVWLSDKNVLALSGVSRSRWQQLMQSGLLTHLFSWLELSRQQLDAIEALTPNRAEQLYHQFSLSRQQPFKRWVKALGVPLPAGALNAMPDDNWQMLLARSEAAWQQLPGVGKRLSQQVVQFLHHPQVQPLITFLEKNQQAQFSDRHVDN
- the trmH gene encoding tRNA (guanosine(18)-2'-O)-methyltransferase TrmH; this encodes MNAQRFARIQEMLAARQHDLTVCMEQVHKPHNVSAVIRTADAVGVHEVHAVWPGSRMRTMVSSAAGSNSWVQVKTHTTITDAVSHLKGQGMQILATHLSDDAVDFREIDYTRPTCILMGQEKTGITQQALDLADQDIIIPMIGMVQSLNVSVASALILYEAQRQRQNAGMYQRQESDLPYDEQQRLLFEGGYPVLARVAKHKGLPYPEISDTGQVVASPEWWATMQASVRKK
- a CDS encoding NCS2 family protein, with amino-acid sequence MSVNTSDADVNRSAIPTAKSELIYRLEDRPPLPQTLFAACQHLLAMFVAVITPALLICQALGLPAQDTQHIISMSLFASGVASILQIKTWGPVGSGLLSIQGTSFNFVTPLIMGGMALKNGGADVKTMMAALFGTLMLASCTEMVLSRVLHLARRIITPLVSGIVVMIIGLSLIQVGLTSIGGGFAAMSDHTFGAPKNLLLAGSVLLVIILLNRQRNPYLRVASLVIAMAVGYLLAWAMGMLPESSTPTGQPLITVPMPFYYGLGIDWNLLVPLMLVFMVTSLETIGDITATSDVSEQPVSGPVYMKRLKGGVLANGLNSCVSALFNTFPNSCFGQNNGVIQLTGVASRYVGFVVALMLIVLGLFPAVSGFVQHIPEPVLGGATIVMFGTIAASGVRIVSREPLNRRAIMIIALSLAVGLGVSQQPLILQFAPDWLKTLLSSGIAAGGITAIILNLLFPHEK
- a CDS encoding NAD(P)H-binding protein encodes the protein MQVFIIGATGGVGRRLRRRLVNAGHQVAGTHRRDSQKEQLETDGVTPVNIDLMNTSSERLAAAMQGSDVVVFSAGAGGAGVDLTDGIDGRGARFAAEAARLAGINRFLLVSAFPDAGRGKAPSPGFEHYMQVKKQADVMLAATPLDWVILRPGTLVNEAGTGKVRTGLAIPYGTVPRDDVAAVLHALVEQPEVKRVIIELTAGEQDASEAVAAMAAFSGR
- the spoT gene encoding bifunctional GTP diphosphokinase/guanosine-3',5'-bis pyrophosphate 3'-pyrophosphohydrolase; amino-acid sequence: MYLFESLNQLIEKYLPEDQIKRLKQAYLVARDAHEGQTRSSGEPYITHPVAVACILAEMKLDHETLMAALLHDVIEDTPATYQDMEQLFGRTVAELVEGVSKLDKLKFRDKKEAQAENFRKMIMAMVQDIRVILIKLADRTHNMRTLGALRPDKKRRIALETLEIYSPLAHRLGIHHLKTELEELGFEALYPNRYRVIKEVVKAARGNRKEMIQKILSEIDGRLQEAGIPCRVSGREKHLYSIYCKMHLKEQRFHSIMDIYAFRVIVSDVDTCYRVLGQMHSLYKPRPGRVKDYIAIPKANGYQSLHTSMIGPHGVPVEVQIRTEDMDQMAEMGVAAHWAYKEQGESSTTAQIRAQRWLQSLLELQQSAGSSFEFIESVKSDLFPDEIYVFTPEGRIVELPADATPVDFAYAVHTDIGHACVGARVDRQPYPLSQPLTSGQTVEIITAPGARPNAAWLNFVVSSKARAKIRQLLKNLKREDSVSLGRRLLNHALGGSRKLAEIAPESVQHELERMKLATLDDLLAEIGLGNAMSVVVAKNLQQNDQPAPVTQTSNTPSRSKLPIKGADGVLITFAKCCRPIPGDPIVAHVSPGKGLVVHHESCRNIRGYQKEPEKFMAVEWDKDTEQEFVAEIKVDMFNHQGALANLTAAINTAGSNIQSLNTEEKDGRVYCAFIRLTARDRVHLANIMRKIRVMPDVIKVHRNRN
- the rpoZ gene encoding DNA-directed RNA polymerase subunit omega: MARVTVQDAVEKIGNRFDLVLVAARRARQMQVGGKDPLVPEENDKSTVIALREIEEGLITNQILDVRDRQEQQEQEAAELQAVTAIAEGRR
- the recG gene encoding ATP-dependent DNA helicase RecG; translated protein: MMGRLLDAIPLSTLSGVGASQTGKLAKLGLATVQDLLLHLPLRYEDRTQLYAINDLLPNIYATVEGEVLQSDISFGRRRMLTCQISDGTGVLTLRFFNFNAGMKNSLAAGRRVTAYGEIKRGQRGAEIIHPEYRVQGENSGVELQETLTPVYSTTEGIRQATLRNLTDQALELLKTCPIAELLPPELSRGMISLPDALRTLHRPPPDMALADLDSGTHPAQRRLIMEELLAHNLSMLAVRAGAQRYHALPMPARRELCDKLLASLPFKPTGAQARVVREIEQDLAQDYPMMRLVQGDVGSGKTLVAALTALEVIAWGKQVALMAPTELLAEQHANNFRQWFEPLGIEVGWLAGKQKGKARLAQQEAIASGQVSMIVGTHAIFQEQVQFNGLALVIIDEQHRFGVHQRLALWEKGEEQGFHPHQLIMTATPIPRTLAMTAYADLETSTIDELPPGRTPVTTVAIPDTRRADIIDRVKSACSGEGRQAYWVCTLIEESEQLEAQAAEATWEELKLALPELQVGLVHGRMKPAEKQAVMQAFKQGEIHLLIATTVIEVGVDVPNASLMIIENPERLGLAQLHQLRGRVGRGSVASHCVLLYKAPLSKTAQKRLQVLRDSNDGFVIAQCDLEIRGPGELLGTRQTGNAEFKVADLLRDGAMIPEVQRVARHIHQHYPEQAQALIERWLPETQRYTNA
- the gmk gene encoding guanylate kinase, with translation MAQGTLFIVSAPSGAGKSSLIHALLKTQPLYDTQVSISHTTRGIRPGENHGEHYYFVNHDEFRGMIEEEAFLEHAEVFGNYYGTSRKAIEQVLSTGVDVFLDIDWQGAQQIRQKMPQARTIFVLPPSKDELDRRLRGRGQDSEEVITKRMAQAVAEMSHFAEYDYLIVNDDFDLALSDLKTIIRAERLRMGRQKSRHDALISKLLAD